GCGTACGCCTTCTTGTCTCCTTCATCACGTCCAAAGGCGCAGAACCGGCAACGTGAAACGCAAATATTAGTCAGATTCACATGGCGGTTCACATTAAAATAGACATAATCGCCGCTTATGCGTTGGCGAACCAGATCCGCCAAATAACCAATACGCGCAATATCCGGCGAAGCAAAAAGCGCCAGCCCGTCTTCCTTGGACAGTCTCTCCCCGGCCCGGACTTTTGCTTCAATCGTATCTAAGGGGGTCTTCAACAACAAACACTCCTTCCCAACCCTTCGGCCAACGCCGTAGGGAAGAGAGCCTCAACTTATAGACGCTCCATTGTCCATTTTCTCCAAATTCTTCGCAGAAGTCAACCGAAAATTATTCTTTACCCCTTAGCTTTATACATCCTTGTCCACGCAGCAGGGGTTTGCACTGGCTTCGTCGAATTTTACCTGCTATATAATTATGTTTCAGCATCCTGTTTCCTGAAAGGAGACAAGCCATGCAACAAGCTATTTTTGACGCGATCCACCGCCTGGCCGGCATTGTGCATCGCACGCCGGTCTTAACGTCGCGTTCTTTAGACGAAGAAAGCGGCGGTAATTTGCTTTTTCTAAAATGCGAAAATTTCCAGCGCACTGGTTCTTTCAAGTTCCGCGGCGCGTATCAGTTTGTCAGTACCTTGACCGCCGACGCCAGAAAACGCGGCGTACTCACCGCCGGCCCTGACAACCAGGCTTTGGCTTTAGCCCTCACAGGGCGTTTACTGGAGACGCCGGTACATGTATTGCTTTCAGATACCCTTTCTCCGCAAACTCGCCAGACCCTGCTAGCCTACGGTGCAATTCTCCATTTCGGTTCCGCTGATTTTTTCAGCCGCGAAAAGGAAGCTTGCCTCATGGCGAAGGAAGAACAGTGGCAATACGTTTCTCCTTGGGAGCATAAAACGATGCTGGCCGGCCATGCCACCGCCGCCAAAGAACTGATCGACGACGCCTACAGCCTGGATTATTTATTGGTTCCCTGCCGCCACGGCGGCCTCCTCGCCGGCAGCGCCGCCTATATCAAGCAAGCGCATCCCCACTGCCAGGTTATCGGCGTCCAAGAAGCCACAGAAGCCGCCGCGCCGCTCCCGCCCTCTTCCGAGCTGACGGTTTCTCTCATCCAGCGGCATGTCGATGACATCATGACGGTTTCCGAAAGAGATGTCCTGCGCGCTATGTTCTATTTGTGGTCGCGTCTGAAAATCGTGGTGGAGCCCGCCGGTTCCTTAGCGCTAGCGCCGCTTTTAGCCGGGATGCTGCCGCTTTCCGGCAAACGCATCGGCCTTTTAATCAGCGGCGGCAACATCGACATTGGCCAAGCCTGCAACATCTTTAAGGACTGCTAATATCGGCGCCACTTATTTATGCACATCTCACACCAACACAAATCTTTTTTTCGCCAGACTTTGTCAGAAAGCCTCGGCAGAGCGCCGCTATGCCTGCGTTTTCTTTCGCGTCTGACTAAAAAATCTCGCGCGTTGACGGAGCGTTCATTAAATTAGCGGCACCTTTTACTTTTTGGAAAAAACACCGTTCTGTGAGCACCATCACAGGCAATTCACTTCCTTCTGCTTTATACTGGAATCAGGTTAGCAAAGCCTTTGATTCAAGCAGCGGCTTTGTATAAGGAGGAATGTCTCATGAATACTGCTGTATTTAAAAATCTGCCTGTTGCCCAAGCCGTCGAGCTGCCTTCATTGGTCGCCAACCGCGACGGTGAAATTGTCAGCCGGACGCTGGCACAAAATCCTCATGGCAATGTGACACTGTTCGCTTTTGCCGCCGGCGAGGCCATCAGTACCCACGCTTCCCACGGCGACGCTCTGATTACCGTCCTCAGCGGCAGCGCCCGCATTACGGTTGGCGAAACAACGCAGGACGTGCCAGCTGGCAGCAGCATTCTCATGCCGGCCAATGTTACCCATGCCGTAGAAGCTGTAGAGGATTTTAAAATGATTCTTTTAGTGCTCTTCCCGGAAAACTGATTAAACAGGAGTAAAGGGAGGACCCCGAATAAGGGTCAATTTTTAGCAAAAATACGCAATAGACTAAGAGAAGCCAGGCTAACGCCTGGCTTCTCTTAGTCTATAAAGGTCACTACTTCTTCCAACGCTTTGCGCGGCGGACTGCCGAGCGCGGTTGCAGGCACTCCCAAGGGAGTCACCGCCAGCAATTGATAGTCTTCCTTGGCAAAACCTAGACACGCACTAATTTCCTTCGCCGCAAACGTCGGCCCTGTCATCCAGCAGCCGCCATAGCCAAGTGCTGCAGAAGCCAACAACAAGTTTTCCATAGCCGCTGCCACATTCTGAATGCCTGGCCGAGCCAGTTGCGAGGTTTTAGCCGCTTCCATCACCTGCGGCTCCGTGCAGCCCTGCAAATCGCTTGCCGGGTAAGGCCCGCCATAAGCCAGCACCAATACCGGCGCATCGCGAAACACCGTATAATAGGGTAACAAGCCGCGAAAGGAGCGTGCTTTTTCTTCTGTTAAAAATGCCGCCAATTTGGCATTCTTAGCTTCGACAATTTTGGTAATCTCCACAATTTTATGCCGGCTGCGTACGACGACAAAATGCCAGTTCTGCACATTTTTTCCCGAGGGCGCCTGCGTCGCCGCTGCTAAAATCTGACGCAAATCCTCTGCCGGTAGCGGCGTTGGCTGAAAAGCACGAACGCTTTTACGCTGATAAATAAAATCCAATTTTCCCATACAAGCCCCTCCTTAATAGCCCAGTTCTTCTTCCACCAGCCAAACCTGCAAATCCGTCAGCGGCGGCTTCTTGTCAATAATGGTAGTTACATTGCAAATGCGCGTCGGCCCCTGACAGTTCATACAGCGACCGCTTTGCACGCAAGGATTGGGCAGCTTCAAGCGCTGGTTGTTGCGCGGCGCCGCAATCGCGCGAATACGCTCTAACGCCCCCTCTAAATCGTCGACAATCTTGTTGACTCCAGCAAAAACAATTACCTTCTTCGGACCAAAAACCATGGCGCTCACCCGATTGCCGACGCCGTCTACATTGACAAGCTGCCCGCCTGCGGTCAACGCATTGGTGCTGGTCAAAAACACATCACAAGAAAGCTCCTTCTGCCTCATCTCCAGCACTTCTTCCTTAGACAGTCCCTGTTTGTTGTGGTTGTATACGACATTGCCCCTGGCTTCTAATTGCTCCGCCACCTGCAGCTGCATCAACGTCCAGGAACCGCCAAACCCGACGGTTGCCTCCACCGGAATCTCCTCCAACAATTTGGCCACTCCTGCAGTCGCCTGGGAAAAATGCTGCACTCCAAAGCGATTTTTCTTTAAGGCCTCCAACGTCTTTGCCACCCGCGTATCTGTCTGTGCTGTCATTCTGCCGCCTCCTTATTTATCTTTTGATTTTCATTATAGGATCCGCTATAATTAATCACAAGTACAAACATTTTTGTATTATAGTATCCAAAAGGATACCATTGTGATAAATAAAGGAGATTTGCGCCATGTTTTGTTTTAACAATGTCGAGTATCAATGCAGTATGGAACTTTCCTTAGGCCTAATCGGCGGCAAATGGAAAGCCCTTATTCTTTGGCACTTGGGATGTCATCATACGCTCCGTTTCAGCGAACTGCGCCGCCAACTACCCAAAGTCACGCAAAAGATGCTTACCCAGCAGCTCCGTGAGCTGGAGGAGCACGGTCTGGTAAACCGTCTGGTTTACGCCCAAGTCCCGCCCAAGGTTGAGTATTCGCTAACCGAAGAAGGCCAAAGTTTGCTACCGATTTTGGAGCAGCTCTGCCAATGGGGCCAAGGCTACGCCGAGCGGCATGATGCAACCGCCTCGCCGCAAGCCGCCAACCGTTAGCTTCTATTAATGAATGGCATCCACCGCCAGCATTAAGCGATAATTGCCCAGCGCCGCCAGCTCATCTAAAAAAGCGGCCAATTCCGTCTGCCCAGTAAACGCCGCCCGACACCAATAACAGCCGTCGCCGCTAACCCGGTAAGATTCACGCACCGCCGGGTGACTGCGCAGCAGCGTTTGCATTTCTCCATGGCGGCCACTGCTCAAAATAATGGTAATGAGCGCCGTCGTCGCTCTCCCTGTTTTGCTTTCATTTACCACCGCTTGATAACCGCAAATGACGCCTTGCTTCTCCAAGCGGCGTACGCGCTCGGCCACAGCGGGTCCGCTCAAATGTACGGCTTCGCCCAGCTCTTTCCATTGCATCCGCCCCTGCTTAGAAAGAATCTCCACAATCTGCTTATCGATTTCGTCCATATGCCGCTCCTTTCTCAGTGCTCTTTGCTTTCCTTGTTCCTACTCTTTCGAATCCTCCTACTCTCCGGTTTTCCTGTTCACTCCCCACGCCTTTGTTTATATGCACTTCATTCTCTCCTCAGCCGAAAAATCCTTTTCAAGCCTTCTTCTCGCTGGCAAGCTTCGCCAGCTTAGGGAAAAAGGCTTTTTTCTTTCATCAAGAAAGCCAGCACCGCTATTTTCTTTTTTCCGCTAACCTTGGAAAAGCTATACTAAGAGTAAGAAAGCAAACACCCAAAGGAGCTGTTACTATGCACTTGCAATTATTTCGCCATGCCACCATGCATCTATCCTTGCCCGAAGGGACGATTTTAATTGACCCCATGCTATCTGCGCAAGGAGCCTTAGATCCTGTTCCCCACTCGCCAAACCCCCGCGCTAATCCCCTTGTACCTTTGCCGCTTTTGCCTAACGAGATTGTAAAAAGCAGCAATGCCTGCCTTGTCACCCATCTGCACCGGGATCATTTTGATACTGCCGCAGCACAGCTCTTGCCTAAAGAGCTTCCTGTTTTCTGCCCGCCTTTTGCCACTGCAGCGCTACAAGAACAGGGCTTCAAATCCGTCCAAGCGGCAGCGCCCCAAGCCCATTGGCAACAGCTAAGGTTGACACTGACCGAAGGGCAGCACGGCTTAGGAGAAATTGGCCGGCAAATGGGCGCAGTAGCCGGCTTTGTCCTTACCGGACCGGATAGGCCCAGCATCTATCTGGCTGGCGATACTGTCTGGTGTCCTGAAGTTGCCGACGCCCTAAAAACACATCGACCGGACATCATTATTCTCTACGGCGGCGGCGCTCGCTTTACCCATGCCGGCCCTATCACCATGACGGAAACGGACGTTCTTACCGTCTGCCGCCATGCACCACAAGCTCAGGTTATCGTCGTGCATATGGAAGCTTTCGACCATTGCCTGCTCTCGCGCAGTCAACTGCGGCAGCACCTTCAAACTGCCGGAGTCAATGCCCTTGTACCAAACGACGGAGACATCATTATGTTAGATTAAGTTTAAGTTTTTTGTAAAATTTTCCTTTTCCCTCTTGACAAGTGTTAATTTTTCAAATATTCTATTAATAGGTTCTCTCTTCATTGTGATCCCAGGGAAACCAACCGACGATGGTTTCCCGCCCATAACTCCTCCTCTTTTTCTGAACCCGGAGTCTCGCCAGGCTCCGGGGCTTTTTTTATTTAAACGAGAAATAATGTACAAGAAACCAACAAGAGTAGAGGGAGTCAATGGAGGGTTTAAAGGAGGGCTACGGAACATAGCACAAGCAGAGAATGCGGATATAAGAAAGGGTTTTTTCGTTTGCAGCGCGAATTGCTATTCTTACAAAATCACCATTGCAAAGGAGTTGTCCCGCGATGACGCAAGCAAATATAACGTATCTTTTTCACAGCGGCTACAGCGTAGAAACAGCCACGCGCTTTTTGGTCTTTGACTATTACCAGCCCAGCGAGAATCTGCAGTTTTTGACATCCCGCTTCTTCCAAACTACGCCGCCCGCCTGGGTATTTGCTTCTCATTCCCATGGCGACCATTTTGATCCGGTCATTTTCTCCTGGGACTCCCCTGAGAACCCCATCACTTATGTACTCAGCGATGATGTATTTCCCAAGCGCATCCCCCCCGGCCACCGCTGTCACGTTCTCAAGGAAGGCGAAATCCTTAGCCAGGACGGACTTGTTATCACCGCCTACGGCTCCTCCGACCTTGGCCTTTCCTTCCTGGTGGAAGCGGACGGCTTGCGGCTTTTCCACGCCGGCGATCTCAACTGGTGGCATTGGAAGGGAGAAACACCGGCCGAGCAAGCCTATGCGAAAAACCTTTTTCACGAAAAAATGGCCGCTTTACGCGGCCAACAAATCGATATCGCCTTTTTTCCGATAGATCGTCGCTTGGAGGAATTCTACTCTCTGGGCGCGGAAACCTTCGCCAAAGAAATCAAACCCACTTGGCTGCTGCCCATGCACTTCGGCAAGGATGTAGAAGCCAGCCGTCTCTTCGCGGCCAAAGCCGCCGAACTTGGCGTAAAAACCAAAGTCATTGAACACGCCAATCAGCGCTTTGAAATCACCCTATAAGAACGAACAAGAGAATCGGAGTCGCGAGAGGGTATGACTGAGGATTACGTAATTTTAAACAGGAGTAGAGGGAGTACAGGGAGGGCACGTATCTATACATTTTTGTAGAAATCCTTAAGGGAGCCGCTACTTTAAAGAGTATCCGTCACGAAGAGAAATTTTTTCGTCTGGCAAGCCGAGGAGGCCGCAGTAATAGCGGCGCTCTTTCGAGGTTTCCGCGATGCAGCCAGGCGGAAAAAGAGCCGCCGTGACGGGGTACGAATAAAGCAGCGGCTCCCTAACTTTAGCCCATTTCATCCAGGCTGAGGGCAAAGCTTTCACCAAAGAGTTCCATGAAAGTTTCCACTTCCGGCAACGGCGACGCCGCCAGCTCTGCACGGATGGTTTTTTCCGCCTTACGAAATTCCTCGTTGCCTGCCTTGTCTTCTTCCACGCATTTTAAGTAGGCGCAGATTTTATCTGCTGCTTTTACCAGTTGCCAAAGCTCTTCTTCCTGCGACTGCACGAAGAGGAGCTTTTCGTATTCCCCCCGCAACGGCTCCGGCAGCATAGAACAAAGCTTATTCTTTGCCTGTGTCTCAATGTCATCATAGAGGCTCTTTATTTCGTTGTTGAAGTATTTGATCGGCGTCGGTAAGTCGCCGGTAAACACCTCCGCCACTTCGTGAAACATGGCCAGCGCCATGACCCGCTCCGCATCTACCTGTCCGCCGTGATAGGCGTTACGAATCAGAGCCAGTGCGTGAGCAACCGTAGCTACCTGCAGACTATGCTCTTGAATGTTTTCCTTCTGGGTATTGCGCATTAACCCCCAGCGCCAAATCAGGCGCATCCGAGACAAATATGCAAAAAAATGACTCATGATTCTGCTCCTTTACTTGTTTCTTTCTGTTCCAGCGCCAGATATACCGCCGCTAGGATCAACGCACCGCCGCCAAAAAACGCTGGCGTTAACACCTCGCCCAGCAACATCGCACCTAATAGGCTTCCCACCACCGGCTGCATCAGGAAGAACAGCCCTGCCTTGTGAGAATCCACCAAAGCCAAGCCCCGGTTCCAGCAAAAGTACGCCACAGTCGTAGCAAACACCGCCAAATACAGGACACTGAGCAAAATCGGAAGCCGTATCAGCTCTGCCTGATTCCATGAAGACCACTCCATCACAACCGGCGGCACTGCGCACACGGTAGCAATCAGTACGCCCCAGAAGGTAATGCGCAAAGCCGGATGCCGCCCAGACAAGCCACGGGAAATGACCGAATAGTAACCCCAAAGAAGGGCTGCCGCCAACAAAAATAAGTTGGCCCACAAATTATCGGCTTCTCCCTCCTGCGGCATGCCGACAATGAGCAGCACACCCAATAGCGCGATGCCTGTAGCCGCCTTTTGCTTGCGGCTCATGGGTTCCCGCAGCAGCCAGACGGCAAAGGCTGACTGAAATACCGGAGAAAGCGACGTAATCACCGCGCCCAGATGCGCCGAGGACAGCATCGTCCCGGCAAATTGCGCAGCGATCGAAAGGAAATAGCCGTAAAAGCCAATGCGCGCCATATCTTTCCAATCTTGGCGGCATTCCAATGACATACCTTCCATACGGCACCACAAATACAACAAAACTACTGCAAAAAGATACCGCAAAAAAAGCAAAGTAACCGGCGGTACGACATCCAAAATAAATTTGCTTGCCACATAAGCGCCTCCCCAAAGGGAAGCGGCCAGCGATAAATGCAACGGTCCCTGCCACGACATAGACAAACCTCCTGCGTACAATAAATTGGTTCTTGTTTATTGTACCAGAAGGGCCTCTTAAAAACCAAAGCCCAATTTTCGACTATCCTCCTAGTACGCATGCAGCCGAAAACGATGAACCGGGCGGCCCACAGACGCATACTCCAAGACCAAGCTGACTTTTTCCGTTTCTGTCAGATACTCCAAATACCGTCGCGCCGTTGCCCGCGACAAACCCAGCTCGCCTGCGACTTCTTCGGCTGACAATGCCCCTTGGGCCCGGCTAAGCAGATTTACCACTAGTCCCAGCGTCTGGGGATGCAGGTTTTTGGGCAGCCCCTGCGGCGGCGCTTCTTTTTTAATCTCTCGAGCCTGGTCTAACTCAGCCTGGGTAAAGCTCTCTTGTTGAAACACCTTGCCCCGATACTCCCGATAGCTTTCCAACGTGCGCTGATAACGGTCAAACTTAAAGGGCTTAATAATGTAATCAATAGCCCCTCCTTGCCGCGCCTGGCGCACGCTTTCACTGTCATTGGCAGCAGTAATCAAGATTACATCCACTGACGCCGCCTCCTGCCTGAGCTTAGCCAGCACGCTCAGTCCGTCCAGATGCGGCATATATACGTCCAAGATCACTAAATCCGGCCTGCATTCTGCCAGCAGTTGCAAGGCCTCCTGCCCGTCCCGCGCCGTGCCGACTACAGTAAACCCTTTAACCGCTTCGGTAAAGCGAGTATTGATGTCTGCTACCATGGGATCATCTTCTACGATCAGCACTCTAATGGGCTCCATAGTCATCCTCCTACCTTTTATGAGGCAAGGCTACACGAAACAGCACGCCTCCAGAACCATTTTCATGGGAAATCGTCCCTCGGTTCACCGCTACTTTTTCTGCTGTCAGCGCCAGCCCGTAGCCGCGCTGACAGCCTTTGCTGGAAAATCCTTTTTGATACATGGCGTTCGCAATATCTTCTGCAATGCCTGCGCCTGTATTGTAGACCTCCAACATCAGCGCTTCCGCCGTATTCTCCAGAAAGACTTCCACCCTTTTTTCTGCAGAATTCATTGCTGCTTCCAGGGCATTTTCCAGTAGATTTCCCAAAATAATGACCAAATCACCGTTTGTCAGCTGATCCGGCAAGCGCTGAATCAAGGTGGCCGTTTTTACTTCCAGAGTTACGCCCAACTCTCTAGCACGACTGTATTTTCCCAAAAGCAAGCCAAAAATAATAGGATTTTTAATGTTCTTCTGCAGTTGCAGCATGGTTTCCTGACCACGCTGGTCTTGTTCCACAAGAAGATTGACAGCTTCGTCAGTCTCTCCCAGTTGAATCAAGCCGGCTACCGCATGCATTTTGTTCTTGAATTCATGAGCCTGCGCCCGCAGCAACTCATTCAGTTGATGAATGCCTGTCATTTCCTCCGCCAGGCGCGTCATTTCCGTACGGTCACGGAAGGTAATGACCAGACCGCGGCTTTCTCCTTCGGAGACTACTGGCACAATATTGGCCAAAATAATGATTCCCTGCAGCCGCTGCTCCAAATCATATACCGCCTTGCCGTCCTGCAGCACTTGCGCTAGCGGCAGTTGCGGCAGATATTGCTGCAACGGTTTGCCGACAAAATCGTCCCCTAAATACGAAGCCGCCCACTGATTAAAGAAACGGATGCGCCCTTGGCTATCCACGGCCACCAGGCCTTCCTTCAACGCATCCAGCATGGCTTCTTTTTCCCGCAGCAACGTAGCGATTTCATGCGGTTCCAAGCCAAAAATAGCTTCCTTGATATTTTTCGCTAGCAGCCAGGCTCCCACCATACTGCATATCCAAGCCGCCAAAAGGCCGTACAAAACATTACGGACCTGCGCCAAGACTTGAGCATAGATATCATCCAGATAAAATCCCACCGAAACGAAACCGATCTGACCGCTGCCGTCGGCAGCAAAAATAGGCACATACCCTCGTAAGGTCGTCTCTAGCAAGCCGTGATCCACGCTGTGAAATTCGTAACCTTCCATGACCGGATCCCGATACAGATCACTCACAGGCAAACCGATATAATCCGGCAACGGGTGGGCAATGCGAATTTTATCCATATTAGCCACAACGATAAACGCCGCGCCGCTGTAATGGCGCACCTGCTCCGCAAACGGTTGGACACGCGCTGAATCCTCCGGCGTCAAAGGACGACTGTTCACCAGCGGATCGGTGGCCACAACCCGGCCAATGGCGAAGGCTCGTTCCGACATATCGGCTACTACCTGTTGGTAAATGCCGTTGACTACCAAGCCACCTCCCACCATCAGCGCCACGCATACCGCGGCAATGGATAGGGCCATAATTTTCAGCTGCAAAGACAGCCGTTTTCTTTTATACAACAAAAAACCACCTCTTTTTCAGCACATTCCACAAAGCCTTGCGGATTCCTGCCGTGAAAAAAGGTGGCTTTTATGGAATTGCCCTTTCGTTTTAGAGCGGTTTGCGAATCACGTCGATAATGCTGCCATCGCGGTATTCCACGACACCGACAACTTCGTCAGTCACCGCAATCGGCGCCGGCACGCCCGCCAAATCATAGGCCATCTTCTGCAGCTCTTCAATCTCCATGACTGGAATATTGGCTTGCTTCAGATTGTTTTTCAAATCCTGCCGCCGCGGATTAATGGCTACGCCGCGCTCCGTGACGATGACGTCTACTGTTTCTCCAGGAGTGACGATGGTCTGCACTTTATCCAGCACCATAGGCAGCCGTCCGCGCAACAGAGGCGCTACTACAATAGAAAGATTCGCGCCTGCGGCCGTGTCGCAGTGCCCGCCGGAAGCGCCCATCATAACGCCGTTGGAATTGGTGATGACGTTGACATTGAAGTCCACATCCACCTCGGTAGCGCTGAGAATCACCACATCCAAGCTATTGACGATGGGTCCCTTACAATGAGGATTTGCGTAATACGAAGCCGACATTTCAATATGATTCGGATTGTTTTTCAAAGAAGCAATGGAAGGAATATCAAAGTCCTGCACGTCGTACAGGGTTTTGAACAAGCCTTCTTCCAGCATGGCCGCAAAGGGAGCCGTAATGCCGCCAACGCCGAATCTGCCTGTAATGCCTTGGGCCAGCATTTTTTCGCGCATAAAACGGGCCGCCGCTAAAGACGCGCCGCCGCTGCCCAACTGGAGCGAATATCCTTCCTGGAAGTAGCCGGAATACTCGATTACCTGCGAAGCGTATTCGGCAATCAACAATTCCCGCGGGTCGCTACTGATGCGCAAGGCGCCGGAAGCAATTCCCTTGGGGTCGCCAATGCTGTCTACGGCCACAATAAAATCTACTTGCGTCTGCGGAATGCTGATGGGATACAGCGGCTGATCCACGAGATTGTCAGTGATAGCCACTACTTTATCGGCGTAAGCCGCGTCGCTCATGGCATAGCCCATGGAACCGCAGGCCGATT
The nucleotide sequence above comes from uncultured Anaeromusa sp.. Encoded proteins:
- the yfbR gene encoding 5'-deoxynucleotidase; translation: MSHFFAYLSRMRLIWRWGLMRNTQKENIQEHSLQVATVAHALALIRNAYHGGQVDAERVMALAMFHEVAEVFTGDLPTPIKYFNNEIKSLYDDIETQAKNKLCSMLPEPLRGEYEKLLFVQSQEEELWQLVKAADKICAYLKCVEEDKAGNEEFRKAEKTIRAELAASPLPEVETFMELFGESFALSLDEMG
- a CDS encoding MBL fold metallo-hydrolase; this encodes MHLQLFRHATMHLSLPEGTILIDPMLSAQGALDPVPHSPNPRANPLVPLPLLPNEIVKSSNACLVTHLHRDHFDTAAAQLLPKELPVFCPPFATAALQEQGFKSVQAAAPQAHWQQLRLTLTEGQHGLGEIGRQMGAVAGFVLTGPDRPSIYLAGDTVWCPEVADALKTHRPDIIILYGGGARFTHAGPITMTETDVLTVCRHAPQAQVIVVHMEAFDHCLLSRSQLRQHLQTAGVNALVPNDGDIIMLD
- a CDS encoding DMT family transporter; its protein translation is MSWQGPLHLSLAASLWGGAYVASKFILDVVPPVTLLFLRYLFAVVLLYLWCRMEGMSLECRQDWKDMARIGFYGYFLSIAAQFAGTMLSSAHLGAVITSLSPVFQSAFAVWLLREPMSRKQKAATGIALLGVLLIVGMPQEGEADNLWANLFLLAAALLWGYYSVISRGLSGRHPALRITFWGVLIATVCAVPPVVMEWSSWNQAELIRLPILLSVLYLAVFATTVAYFCWNRGLALVDSHKAGLFFLMQPVVGSLLGAMLLGEVLTPAFFGGGALILAAVYLALEQKETSKGAES
- a CDS encoding nitroreductase family protein; translated protein: MGKLDFIYQRKSVRAFQPTPLPAEDLRQILAAATQAPSGKNVQNWHFVVVRSRHKIVEITKIVEAKNAKLAAFLTEEKARSFRGLLPYYTVFRDAPVLVLAYGGPYPASDLQGCTEPQVMEAAKTSQLARPGIQNVAAAMENLLLASAALGYGGCWMTGPTFAAKEISACLGFAKEDYQLLAVTPLGVPATALGSPPRKALEEVVTFID
- a CDS encoding pyridoxal-phosphate dependent enzyme produces the protein MQQAIFDAIHRLAGIVHRTPVLTSRSLDEESGGNLLFLKCENFQRTGSFKFRGAYQFVSTLTADARKRGVLTAGPDNQALALALTGRLLETPVHVLLSDTLSPQTRQTLLAYGAILHFGSADFFSREKEACLMAKEEQWQYVSPWEHKTMLAGHATAAKELIDDAYSLDYLLVPCRHGGLLAGSAAYIKQAHPHCQVIGVQEATEAAAPLPPSSELTVSLIQRHVDDIMTVSERDVLRAMFYLWSRLKIVVEPAGSLALAPLLAGMLPLSGKRIGLLISGGNIDIGQACNIFKDC
- a CDS encoding Lrp/AsnC family transcriptional regulator → MDEIDKQIVEILSKQGRMQWKELGEAVHLSGPAVAERVRRLEKQGVICGYQAVVNESKTGRATTALITIILSSGRHGEMQTLLRSHPAVRESYRVSGDGCYWCRAAFTGQTELAAFLDELAALGNYRLMLAVDAIH
- a CDS encoding lactate utilization protein — translated: MTAQTDTRVAKTLEALKKNRFGVQHFSQATAGVAKLLEEIPVEATVGFGGSWTLMQLQVAEQLEARGNVVYNHNKQGLSKEEVLEMRQKELSCDVFLTSTNALTAGGQLVNVDGVGNRVSAMVFGPKKVIVFAGVNKIVDDLEGALERIRAIAAPRNNQRLKLPNPCVQSGRCMNCQGPTRICNVTTIIDKKPPLTDLQVWLVEEELGY
- a CDS encoding sensor histidine kinase, which gives rise to MYKRKRLSLQLKIMALSIAAVCVALMVGGGLVVNGIYQQVVADMSERAFAIGRVVATDPLVNSRPLTPEDSARVQPFAEQVRHYSGAAFIVVANMDKIRIAHPLPDYIGLPVSDLYRDPVMEGYEFHSVDHGLLETTLRGYVPIFAADGSGQIGFVSVGFYLDDIYAQVLAQVRNVLYGLLAAWICSMVGAWLLAKNIKEAIFGLEPHEIATLLREKEAMLDALKEGLVAVDSQGRIRFFNQWAASYLGDDFVGKPLQQYLPQLPLAQVLQDGKAVYDLEQRLQGIIILANIVPVVSEGESRGLVITFRDRTEMTRLAEEMTGIHQLNELLRAQAHEFKNKMHAVAGLIQLGETDEAVNLLVEQDQRGQETMLQLQKNIKNPIIFGLLLGKYSRARELGVTLEVKTATLIQRLPDQLTNGDLVIILGNLLENALEAAMNSAEKRVEVFLENTAEALMLEVYNTGAGIAEDIANAMYQKGFSSKGCQRGYGLALTAEKVAVNRGTISHENGSGGVLFRVALPHKR
- the citF gene encoding citrate lyase subunit alpha — protein: MINAAGRFIPEEIPGLGRVRPYEGPFAYQPQGRLRGPKIPVNMPKSEKLLSSIDKAIEACGLQDGMTISFHHHFRNGDAVLNMVVEAIARKGIKDLTIAASSLTNAHEAILPYIREGVITAVETSGTRGQLGELFTSGFLKKPVIVRSHGGRARAIECGELSIDVAFIGAPACDRNGNINGVEGKSACGSMGYAMSDAAYADKVVAITDNLVDQPLYPISIPQTQVDFIVAVDSIGDPKGIASGALRISSDPRELLIAEYASQVIEYSGYFQEGYSLQLGSGGASLAAARFMREKMLAQGITGRFGVGGITAPFAAMLEEGLFKTLYDVQDFDIPSIASLKNNPNHIEMSASYYANPHCKGPIVNSLDVVILSATEVDVDFNVNVITNSNGVMMGASGGHCDTAAGANLSIVVAPLLRGRLPMVLDKVQTIVTPGETVDVIVTERGVAINPRRQDLKNNLKQANIPVMEIEELQKMAYDLAGVPAPIAVTDEVVGVVEYRDGSIIDVIRKPL
- a CDS encoding cupin domain-containing protein; its protein translation is MNTAVFKNLPVAQAVELPSLVANRDGEIVSRTLAQNPHGNVTLFAFAAGEAISTHASHGDALITVLSGSARITVGETTQDVPAGSSILMPANVTHAVEAVEDFKMILLVLFPEN
- a CDS encoding MBL fold metallo-hydrolase, with protein sequence MTQANITYLFHSGYSVETATRFLVFDYYQPSENLQFLTSRFFQTTPPAWVFASHSHGDHFDPVIFSWDSPENPITYVLSDDVFPKRIPPGHRCHVLKEGEILSQDGLVITAYGSSDLGLSFLVEADGLRLFHAGDLNWWHWKGETPAEQAYAKNLFHEKMAALRGQQIDIAFFPIDRRLEEFYSLGAETFAKEIKPTWLLPMHFGKDVEASRLFAAKAAELGVKTKVIEHANQRFEITL
- a CDS encoding helix-turn-helix domain-containing protein, which translates into the protein MFCFNNVEYQCSMELSLGLIGGKWKALILWHLGCHHTLRFSELRRQLPKVTQKMLTQQLRELEEHGLVNRLVYAQVPPKVEYSLTEEGQSLLPILEQLCQWGQGYAERHDATASPQAANR
- a CDS encoding response regulator, whose protein sequence is MEPIRVLIVEDDPMVADINTRFTEAVKGFTVVGTARDGQEALQLLAECRPDLVILDVYMPHLDGLSVLAKLRQEAASVDVILITAANDSESVRQARQGGAIDYIIKPFKFDRYQRTLESYREYRGKVFQQESFTQAELDQAREIKKEAPPQGLPKNLHPQTLGLVVNLLSRAQGALSAEEVAGELGLSRATARRYLEYLTETEKVSLVLEYASVGRPVHRFRLHAY